The following are encoded together in the Pygocentrus nattereri isolate fPygNat1 chromosome 15, fPygNat1.pri, whole genome shotgun sequence genome:
- the mcoln2 gene encoding mucolipin-2 translates to MELLDRKSDSTSIDMPVTLEPMMEETLREDLRYYFMSPCEKYRARRQLPWKLAVQILKIVMITTQLVLFGLSNQLVVAYKEENLMAFKNLFLKSYSGVDEDDYSVAVYTKQSVIDNIFYVLDQYSQLDQLSVGPVSYAEENRRLLPLVICKESYRPGRVESSDESYDIDAQTEKVCLTWDPKSIATWRTNSSTFFELDFYRLVNVEISFTLKGINLQTISSHEPPDCYMFAVTITFDNQCHSGKVKITLDLDAVSSACKNWKISGTAQKNTHYLLIFDGFIILVCLTSAVLCIRSIVLAIKLLQRFSKFCLKKYNRKVCEDDQREFLNGWYVLVIISDVMAIIGSVLKMEIQAKSMTSYDVCSIFLGTSTLMVWVGVIRYLGYFQKYNVLILTMQAALPKVLRFCCCAGMIYLGYTFCGWIVLGPYHEKFEGLSRVAECLFSLVNGDDMFPTFAEFQQKNTLVWLFSRVYLYTFISLFVYMVLSLFIALITDAYETIKETRFPLTKLQLFLRTGKDFPLLEGEDDGGSRENGGPSVMLCCCTRVPKEDTTMLIS, encoded by the exons ATGGAGTTGTTggacagaaaatcagattcgaCGAG CATTGACATGCCTGTGACCCTTGAGCCTATGATGGAGGAAACCCTGAGAGAAGACCTGAGATACTACTTCATGAGTCCCTGTGAGAAATACAGAGCGAGACGACAACTACCGTGGAAGCTGGCCgtgcagattttaaaaatagttaTGATTACGACTCAG CTTGTTCTCTTTGGCCTTAGCAACCAGCTTGTAGTGGCCTACAAGGAAGAGAACTTGATGGCTTTCAAGAATTTGTTCCTGAAGAGCTACAGCGGTGTAGATGAAGATGACTACAGTGTGGCTGTTTACACCAAACAGAGTGTCATTGATAATATATTCTATGTCTTAGATCAG TATTCTCAGTTAGACCAGCTGTCTGTCGGCCCTGTTAGCTATGCAGAGGAGAACAGGAGGCTACTGCCCTTGGTAATCTGTAAAGAGTCCTACAGACCGGGCAGGGTGGAGTCGTCAGATGAGTCCTATGATATTGATGCCCAAACTGAGAAAG TTTGCTTGACTTGGGATCCTAAGTCCATTGCAACATGGAGAACAAACAGTTCCACTTTCTTTGAGCTGGACTTTTACAG GCTTGTCAACGTTGAGATCTCTTTCACACTTAAAGGAATTAACCTACAAACCATAAGCTCACATGAGCCGCCTGACTGTTACATGTTTGCTGTGACG ATTACATTTGACAATCAATGCCATAGTGGAAAAGTGAAAATTACCCTGGATCTTGATGCTGTTAGTAGTGCATGCAAGAACTGGAAGATATCTGGAACTG CTCAGAAGAATACTCACTACCTCCTGATCTTTGATGGCTTCATTATTTTAGTGTGCCTCACTTCTGCTGTGCTGTGCATTCGCTCCATTGTTCTTGCAATTAAATTACTTCAG AGATTTTCCAAATTTTGTCTGAAAAAATACAACCGCAAAGTATGTGAGGATGACCAAAGAGAATTTTTAAATGGGTGGTATGTCTTGGTAATTATCAGTGATGTTATGGCAATCATAGGATCTGTATTGAAGATGGAAATACAGGCAAAG AGCATGACTAGCTATGATGTGTGTAGCATCTTTCTGGGAACATCCACACTCATGGTGTGGGTTGGTGTCATCAGATATTTGGGATATTTTCAGAAATACAAT GTTCTTATCCTCACTATGCAAGCAGCCCTGCCAAAGGTGCTACGCTTCTGCTGCTGTGCAGGAATGATCTATCTGGGCTACACATTTTGTGGGTGGATCGTCCTGGGGCCCTATCATGAAAAG TTTGAAGGTCTCAGCCGTGTGGCTGAGTGCCTCTTCTCTCTCGTGAATGGAGATGACATGTTCCCTACATTTGCGGAGTTCCAGCAGAAGAACACTCTGGTGTGGTTGTTCAGCAGAGTCTACCTCTACACCTTCATATCTCTCTTCGTCTACATGGTGCTTAGTCTCTTCATAGCCCTCATCACAGATGCTTACGAGACCATCAAG GAGACCAGATTCCCCTTGACCAAGCTGCAGCTGTTCCTGAGGACAGGGAAGGATTTCCCCCTGCTGGAGGGGGAGGATGATGGTGGGAGCAGAGAAAATGGTGGCCCCTCGGTCATGCTATGTTGCTGCACAAG AGTTCCCAAAGAGGATACCACTATGCTTATCAGCTAA